In one window of Gossypium hirsutum isolate 1008001.06 chromosome A01, Gossypium_hirsutum_v2.1, whole genome shotgun sequence DNA:
- the LOC107917590 gene encoding norbelladine synthase produces the protein MLKQVSLICFLIFSCYMGVESKDLKHLTNELEVNVAASRVWELYRHLGISMLTARELKTVIQSVQVLKGDGGVGTILKLTFVPGNSSYTERFIKIDDEKKVKVAKGLEGGCLAIGCSVQIVRLDIIEKTSDSCIIRSDIGYAVKEEFEANDPKPNIQLLAAAAQIAKRYLESSKNDA, from the exons ATGTTGAAGCAAGTTTCTTTGATTTGCTTTCTTATTTTCTCTTGTTATATGGGAGTTGAGTCCAAAGATTTGAAGCATCTTACCAATGAACTTGAAGTAAATGTGGCAGCAAGTAGGGTTTGGGAGCTTTATAGGCACCTTGGGATTTCCATGCTTACTGCTCGAGAGCTCAAAACTGTGATCCAAAGTGTTCAAGTTTTGAAAGGTGATGGTGGTGTTGGAACTATCCTCAAACTCACTTTTGTTCCAG GCAACTCAAGCTATACTGAAAGATTCATTAAGATTGATGATGAAAAGAAGGTGAAAGTGGCAAAGGGATTGGAAGGAGGGTGTCTTGCAATTGGTTGCTCGGTTCAAATTGTTCGACTTGACATCATTGAGAAAACCAGTGATTCATGCATTATCAGATCAGACATCGGTTATGCTGTGAAGGAAGAGTTTGAAGCTAATGATCCAAAGCCTAATATCCAACTCTTAGCAGCTGCTGCACAAATTGCTAAAAGATATCTAGAAAGTTCAAAAAATGATGCTTAA